One Kushneria konosiri genomic window, GGTGGGAATGTCTCTGGCCAGCGCCGGGGCCGAGATGCAGACCATTCTCAATAATCCGCTGGCCGACCCTTTCACGCTGGGCATCTCGGCGGCTGCAAGCTTTGGGGCCGCACTGGCCATCGTACTTGGCGTATCACTTTTCCCTGCCGCCAGCGAACTGCTGACCACGCTCAATGCCTTTATCATGGCCATGATCGCGTCGATGCTGATCTGGCTCGTCAGCCGCCTGCGCGGCGTCAGCGTACAGACCATGGTCCTGATGGGCATCGCGCTGATGTTCTTTTTCAATGCTGCTCTGGGCATCCTTCAATATGTCGCCTCGGCGGAATCCCTGCAGCAATTGGTGTTCTGGTCGCTGGGATCACTGTCGCGGGCCAGCTGGTCAAAGATTGGCATTGTGACCACGGCCCTTCTGGTCACAATGCCGATTTTCTTTTTCGCTGGCTGGCGATTGACGGCGCTGCGCATGGGGGATCTGCAGGCGCGCGCGCTGGGCGTCAACGTAGGCCGCCTGCGATTGACCGTGCTGCTGTGCAGTTCGCTTCTGGCCGCCACGGCCGTGGCCTTTGTCGGCATCATCGGCTTTATCGGACTGGTTGGCCCTCATATTGCCCGCATGCTGGTCGGTGAAGATCAGCGCGTGTTTCTACCCATGTCAGCGCTGACAGGTGCGCTTTTAATGTCGTTGACCTCCATTGTGTCCAAGACGCTGGTGCCCGGCGTGCTGCTGCCCGTAGGCATCATTACAGCGCTGATCGGCCTGCCGTTTTTTGTCTCCCTGATTCTCAAAAGCCGACGTGAGGTATGGGGATGAGCCTCAGGGTTGAATCACTGTCGGTCCATTTTGGACGCACCCGGATTCTGGATCATGTCAGCGGCCTTGAAGCACGTCCGGGCGAACTGACCGCCCTGATCGGTCCCAACGG contains:
- a CDS encoding FecCD family ABC transporter permease; amino-acid sequence: MTVTAPATDTSIDKYLQRRRRHYWLLAITAVLTLCSLIVDVGTGPGQYGLTDILSAILTPDEAPRAIAVIVWEIRLPVALMAVMVGMSLASAGAEMQTILNNPLADPFTLGISAAASFGAALAIVLGVSLFPAASELLTTLNAFIMAMIASMLIWLVSRLRGVSVQTMVLMGIALMFFFNAALGILQYVASAESLQQLVFWSLGSLSRASWSKIGIVTTALLVTMPIFFFAGWRLTALRMGDLQARALGVNVGRLRLTVLLCSSLLAATAVAFVGIIGFIGLVGPHIARMLVGEDQRVFLPMSALTGALLMSLTSIVSKTLVPGVLLPVGIITALIGLPFFVSLILKSRREVWG